A part of Lacerta agilis isolate rLacAgi1 chromosome 7, rLacAgi1.pri, whole genome shotgun sequence genomic DNA contains:
- the MCUR1 gene encoding mitochondrial calcium uniporter regulator 1 encodes MVRDVNIHASYPQPENKSSFPPSGNRKLYFDTHAFVCLLEENGFTTQQSEIIVSALINIINNNMNVIYKDMVTKVQQEIALQQIMSHIGGVKKDMIILEKSEFSALRAENEKIKLELYQLRKQVMDEVSKVRTDSKLDFNLEKSRTKELYSLNERKQLKMRTEVVELHAQQDRALTQTYRKIDTEVAGLKTMLESHKLDTIKYLAGSVFTCLTVALGFYRLWM; translated from the exons ATGGTCAGAG atgtGAATATCCATGCATCATATCCACAACCTGAAAACAAGAGTAGTTTTCCCCCATCAGGAAACAGAAAGCTTTATTTTGACACCCATGCCTTTGTATGCCTTCTAGAAGAAAATG GATTCACTACTCAGCAGTCTGAGATTATTGTGTCTGCTTTAATAAACATCATAAATAACAATATGAATGTGATATACAAGGACATGGTCACAAAAGTGCAACAG GAAATTGCTCTTCAGCAGATAATGTCTCATATTGGTGGCGTGAAAAAAGACATGATTATTTTGGAAAAGAGTGAATTTTCAGCACTTCGAGCAGAAAATGAG aaaataaaacttgaACTTTACCAGCTAAGAAAGCAAGTAATG GATGAAGTTTCCAAAGTTCGTACAGACAGCAAGCTAGATTTCAACTTGGAAAAGAGCAGAACAAAAGAATTG TATTCGCTTAATGAGAGGAAACAGTTGAAAATGAGAACAGAAGTAGTGGAATTG catGCACAACAGGATAGAGCTTTAACACAGACGTACAGGAAAATAGACACTGAAGTTGCAGGCCTGAAAACAATGCTTGAATCGCACAAACTTGACACCATTAAATATTTAGCAG GTTCAGTATTTACATGTCTTACAGTTGCACTGGGGTTTTACCGTTTATGGATGTAA